The genomic stretch GTCTCACCGCCTTTATCTTATGACACGTTACACGTTGAATAATAAAAACGCTGGTAATTTTCATCAAACTAATGATGTGTTATAAGGAGAAGCTAATGGGATATAAGATGAGACACAAAACGGAACATAGTATGACACCGTGTTACCACTTACCAGTTACCACCCTGTTTTAAAACCTTGAAGGTTGTGACCACATTCAGACAGGACATCCCCAGCCCTTTTGAGATCATGTACATTTGGCCAACTTTTGCCTACTCTTAGGTGGCATTTGGCAGTGAGTCCAGAGAACAAAAACAAGCCTTACCATGTCCTGAAGTACATGAAAGTTGTTCATGAACGCGACAATTCCATTTCGCTGCACCAAACAAAAGAAGCGGTCATAGACAGTTTCGAAATATTACAGACTTGCCTCATTAACCAGACCTGATCACTCTTAACACACTAGTAAGAAAAAATTCATGTAAGGTCTGGTGCGTAACTGGCCGAGTCTATACACCAAAGTAACAAACATAATGATCAACCAATGGACGGATTTCAGCTGAGAAAAGCAATTCAACCGAAAACAAGGGAAGAACATCAATTTGGGTCCTCAGAGTCTCAGACTTTCAGTCAATACAGTGATAAGATGTCAAGCCACCAGTTTTCTACTCCGATTATCAGCCATTTATTTTTTTATGGATAACATTATCATTATTAGGGACGGGCATAAACTCCTCTCGAGCACTATGAAGGCAAAAGCAAAAAGTCATACAAGAACTCCAAACGAAATCACAATTACGAACTTAAGCTTTAACAACAAACTGACTACAACCGCACTTTTGGACTCAATGAATCTAGGCTAGTAATTAGTTTTTCCGAACAAATGAAAAATATTTCATAATGAAAGAAATCAAGATTTATTCGTTTCCCTATTGAGAAATAAAGTAGATATATAATGATCTACGGTACGTTGAATCTGAAAAATCTTATGAGACCAATTATTAAAGAGTGACACACAATCTTTAAAATTACCATGCTTCTGATATTTACCATCAATAAAGGCTACATGCATGTCATCAAAAATCGTCCGCGGCCGAGTAATCAAGGTTTTGAGTTATCAAGGTATTGGCTGATTTGTAAAATGACGACCAAAATCGACAGATTTCGAGACAAGTCTCAAATCGAGATCTAATACCATGATGACTACAAGGGAAAGTCTCAACTCTCTAATCAATGCTTAATACCAGACTACAACTCTAGATTACCCCAAATCCGAAATCAAATATGGTCTTAGTATATATTGTCCTACTCGATGAAATGAAGCATATAAAATAACATGAAAACACACACACAGATTGCAAAATTAGACCAATGTTTTTCATAATTAAAAAGAGCAAACAGAATCAAACCTGAAATAGCTCAACATTCTTCAGGCTCCTCTCAATGGAAGTAGATCTATCCTTCTTACTTCGATGTCTCATTCGAGATTCAAGACTTAAGAGCACAGACAAGTGTATAATATGGCCACTGGCCAGTATaaatttctcaattattataggAGGTAACTTCTCAAATTCTATACACATTAAGCAAGTGTTTGGATACGGGAATTTGAGGGAAAAGGAAAGGAAGGGAAATGGAGGGAGGTGGTCTAAATGAAATATGCCAAGATGAATACTCCCAAATGACATACTGCATCGTCAAATTGCTGCACTCCGGACTTTCAGCAGCAGTCATGTTAGAAATCCACAATAAAATACGAAAACAATAGGCAAAAGTATGAAATTTGAAATCTCATCAATAAGATTATTGACTTCATCACCATTTATGTATTATAAAGCGTGCAAATGCTAAATATTACGAGTACCATAGAATAGTTGTGTACCAGCAAAAATGAAATGAAGTGGAGAAACTACAGAAGTACCTCACAAAACTAAAGTCAGATAGTCAAATATTCAGGTATTGCTTATTTTGTAACTCCGTATATGGTTAACGGGTTGGGCTCACATGTGAGCCTGTCTCAATACTCTCATATATGTGTTGTTATTCCATAAAAAGTCCTATATAGCAGATAGGCTATCACCGATAAGTTTGGAAGATGGTATCCCAAAACTAAAAGGAACAAGATCTCACTATATTAAATGAATAGAGAACATTAATAAATAAATCAATGTATCCCAAGTTTCCTGAATCTGAATTCAATATAAAGACCAGCATAAATAGTTTACAACACTTACAAAGTTGATTTCATACTTTGGAGGGATATTTCATCCTAGCTCTATAAAAAATTTTACTACATTGAAACATAAAATGGTATGTATATCAACAAAAGAATGTATAGTACCAAAAATAGACTCGGATATTCACTGAAGCTGATATACCTTGATTCGGTAGGCTCATCCCAATAGTATGCCATGAGGTTCACAGCCGGATTCTTCTATGCAGAGATATCAAAGAAAATGCAAATCCTGCTTCTTCAAGCATGCAGCAGAGTCGATAAATGGCAAAGAATCAACTTTTACACTGAAGCGTGAGTAAATCCATAGGGCAACTGTTCAACAAGAGACCTGGTTGGTACCATAGCTAATGGTCTGGAGGCTAATATCTGACATGTTTGTCATCCATCTTTTTGGACCATCGAAATCCCCCTTAATATTGTAGGCATATGAAGGCCAGCTTAAGCCAGAACTGCATGTACTTGAAAGACCTGAGTGGATCATCTTTTGTGTCCTCTCAAGTACTATTAAATTAGAAAATGTAGAAAAGCTGTTACCAACGAAAACATTGGCTCTTAAGCACACTTCATAGTCAATGGCAGACTTAATAAGATATGGATACTTGTCATATATGTCCTTCACACCCAATCTCTTTTTCTCAAAAGGAAGCAAGCCATCATCCCAGCCGCTTAATATAGTCTCGTCTTCCAGTAGACTATCGGCAACAGCTAGGTAAACAGCTAACGGTTTATTTAACCCCTTAATGTTACCTACTCTTTGAGTAATCTCTTCTTTGCTACTACAAATTTCATTAATTTTGGATCGCTGCTCTCGTTTCTTACAATGAATCATCCAATCTTTCTCGATTCTCATATGGACAGCCATATAAGGAGCAGGCTCCAAGGACCCTGTCTTCCTTGGCACTGCCTCTCTGATCCTAGAAATAACTCGATCGGCTTCTTTTGCAAGCTCATCTACCAAAACCAAGCACTCAAACACCTTAGCATATTCCTTGACAGGCCAATGATCATTCCACAAAAACGGGTTTTTTCCTAAAATCCGAATAACTTCATACTCATCATAAGGATCATTTCCAAACTCCCTTAACTGTCCAATATCTCTCTCATCAGTCCACTTCCTTCCACTCCCCTTCGTCAACTCCACGACTTCAGACGCATTCAAAACTTCAGAATACCTACCCACTCGAACAAACCCATTACACATCGAATTAAACTTCTCCAACTGAAACACCTTATCAAACGAAATAGGCTCTAACTGATCAATTTCCTTGTAGAACAAAGAAGCACTCAAACTAGGCATCAAAAGAGTTCGATTAAGCATTCTAGCAGTCAAGCACGCTCTTGCAAATGCTATCTTTTGATTGTTTAACCCCCAAACAATCTGTGGAACCTCCACAAACTTATCACGACGAACGCCATAATCCCACTCCTCCTCTAACCCAATAACTCCATCCTTCCCATTCACATTACTCCAAGAAATCTTGGACAACAACATTGCTTTATAAACCATGACAATAGTAACTAAAACCAAGCATTTCCAAGGCCATGAATTCAATGGAAATTTGGTAAAGTTACAAACTTTACAGCCCCAAAAACCCATAAGATAGTATAACAACAACTAATCAATTTCACCTCCTTAAAAATCTACcaacattgttttttttttggtgtagacAAGAAGTATCCGCTACTGACAGTCGGGGCAATCTACCAACATTGTAATTTAACAACAAACATGCAAATTAACATCATCAATTCAATGAAGGGAACATTAAGAATCCTTCAAAAATGTATAAAGTCTCCAAAAATTAACCAAAACCCAATACAAATAATCAAAAACCCACTTTAATTCTGCTATTAATTGatcataaattacataaaatagcAAGAATGTACAAAACCCAGATAAAAAAATGCCCGAAAAACAAGCAAAAAGTATGAAACTAAGTAATAATAAGGAAAATTTAAGAGGGTAGAGTGATTATTGAATATGGTACTTACATTCAATCAATTATAAAGGAAGAAAATGAGACAAAAGAATTAGGGACCTTGAATGTTACGTGATGCTTTCTTTACAGAAGTGAGACACAAGTCACAATCATGTTCATCCTTTTCCAGTTGTATTGTATTGTGACCCGAATATGGTTCGGGATTTGGGCAAATTGGGGTTCACGAGCTCAATAATGTCTATAAAACTTTTGAGCTATTTTCATTCAATTACGGTTAGGTGGGGTCAatatcactcacaaaacggataggaggacaaggtgggggcaccccatgtgcttccctctctcctctatttgggtcatttgtgagaggaaatggtatccgtcactccaaagtgacggatacgtgccgtcttcaatgagattttgtgattttcATTTACGGTTAGGTGGGTCATGGCTGGCAAAGCTGACCCGACCCAAGACCCGAAGGTGATCCGAAAGTGACACAACTTAAGTAACCCAAAATGATCCGATTGACCCAAACGACCCAGATTGACCCGATccaaaaatgacccgatccgaaagtGACCCGATAAGTTATTAACCCGAAAATAACCCGAGCGGATGTGACCCAACCCGAACCTGAATGACCCATTTGCCAGGTctatatgggtttgagattggaTTGCAGTCTGTTGCGAATCTCTCCCCTATTTTTATGTTGTCTTGTGATTTTTAATTGAGAGATTTGTTTTAGTTTCATTTTACATAATCGATTACCAGATGATTTGGGTATGGCTACAAGCCTACAAGGCTACAATCATACGTTTAGAAATAAGCTATCGAAACTATTCTTTTGTTATTCCACTATGCTATCTACCTATCTAGAGGTGATTTGGGTTCAATTGCATATTTGGATTTTGAATAATAATCTAGCGTAACTCAATTCCACTGCCCAAATATTCCATTCGTCTTAATAATTTGTTTACTTTTATATTAATCAACTGTAAATAAATAATTAGGACCGAGGAAGAGGGTTGAATAATGGGTTAAAATAGGGCAAGTGACGTCAAATATCACATCatgcaaatttaaaaaaaaaaattcattaaattcatttggtATTAAATTGATTTTGAAATCCTTTTGTAAAAATAATATTCTACAATGCTAAATTCATCTCTATTTCTTAGTTCAAGATTATAACTAGAAATCAA from Silene latifolia isolate original U9 population chromosome 5, ASM4854445v1, whole genome shotgun sequence encodes the following:
- the LOC141657122 gene encoding O-fucosyltransferase 23; the protein is MGFWGCKVCNFTKFPLNSWPWKCLVLVTIVMVYKAMLLSKISWSNVNGKDGVIGLEEEWDYGVRRDKFVEVPQIVWGLNNQKIAFARACLTARMLNRTLLMPSLSASLFYKEIDQLEPISFDKVFQLEKFNSMCNGFVRVGRYSEVLNASEVVELTKGSGRKWTDERDIGQLREFGNDPYDEYEVIRILGKNPFLWNDHWPVKEYAKVFECLVLVDELAKEADRVISRIREAVPRKTGSLEPAPYMAVHMRIEKDWMIHCKKREQRSKINEICSSKEEITQRVGNIKGLNKPLAVYLAVADSLLEDETILSGWDDGLLPFEKKRLGVKDIYDKYPYLIKSAIDYEVCLRANVFVGNSFSTFSNLIVLERTQKMIHSGLSSTCSSGLSWPSYAYNIKGDFDGPKRWMTNMSDISLQTISYGTNQVSC